One Gossypium hirsutum isolate 1008001.06 chromosome A11, Gossypium_hirsutum_v2.1, whole genome shotgun sequence genomic window carries:
- the LOC107958727 gene encoding intracellular protein transport protein USO1, with amino-acid sequence MLQLEEDSARTKVPSSAIDKLIEENERSSGKISDLHIELAAVKQSLSGAIEELKKKERYIESLKIELGKAKELEVKSVEKEASFCKLKKELKKVQSFESEAMGLVSEGKKRIHELEEEIKRRKESGKKIHDSYVAQTKEFERTKVSLEESRHVITSFHENLEKMEGNSSEAASQSSVEDDHSLMDGSESELQSNKESLVRAQEKERAALLKANILTQEVNLLKYELKSTREAEENNLKAMDDLAFALKEMRTEANEAKEELSVTKYELEKSREELELLKMMLTNIQLLYNEAKGEADVFKNTSERLKLEAEESHMAWNMKETGFVDCIKKLEDERNAAQEENKSLLESLKEAQNMYRKTMEENQKFWGSKKQAKNEANYVSKAVSNKKYEALSFHSQGNEKPKIKEATNFEIIREWKLLFCEEQSNKQKPLRCTDQKEQQKDGKEANKKAKQQKSGTPCLNLKFPHKSKDAEEDIENLIKDSDGESDSELFDPLRGSIFDEAETPKAASPIATRHQSKPSFAANDESNNGEEFYPIDSTNFDEENDKTTRKKKALLSRFSELIKIRTFN; translated from the coding sequence ATGTTACAGCTTGAGGAGGATTCGGCGAGGACGAAGGTTCCATCGTCTGCCATTGATAAGCTGATTGAGGAGAATGAGAGGTCCTCAGGGAAGATTTCAGACCTCCATATAGAACTTGCCGCCGTGAAGCAATCATTGTCAGGTGCCATTGAAGAACTGAAGAAAAAGGAGAGGTACATTGAATCCTTGAAGATTGAACTTGGAAAGGCTAAAGAGTTAGAGGTTAAATCTGTAGAGAAAGAAGCTTCATTTTGTAAGTTGAAAAAAGAGTTGAAGAAGGTGCAATCCTTTGAGTCTGAAGCAATGGGTTTAGTGTCAGAAGGTAAGAAGAGAATTCATGAACTGGAAGAAGAAATCAAGAGAAGGAAGGAATCTGGAAAGAAGATACATGATTCATATGTTGCTCAAACCAAAGAGTTTGAGCGAACAAAGGTTTCACTTGAAGAGTCAAGGCACGTAATCACGTCTTTCCATGAAAACCTTGAGAAAATGGAAGGTAATTCATCCGAGGCTGCATCCCAGAGTTCTGTTGAGGATGACCATTCTTTGATGGATGGCTCTGAATCCGAGCTTCAATCGAATAAAGAGAGTCTGGTTCGTGCTCAGGAGAAAGAGAGAGCTGCTTTATTGAAGGCCAATATTCTAACTCAGGAGGTAAACTTGTTAAAATATGAACTGAAATCTACCAGAGAAGCTGAAGAAAACAACCTAAAAGCCATGGATGATTTAGCGTTCGCATTGAAAGAAATGAGAACGGAAGCAAATGAAGCCAAGGAGGAACTCTCGGTAACAAAATACGAGCTGGAGAAATCAAGAGAGGAGTTGGAACTTTTGAAGATGATGTTGACTAACATTCAGCTCTTGTATAATGAAGCAAAGGGTGAAGCTGATGTATTCAAAAACACTTCTGAGAGATTAAAATTAGAAGCTGAAGAAAGTCATATGGCATGGAATATGAAAGAGACAGGCTTTGTGGATTGCATTAAAAAACTGGAAGACGAAAGGAATGCTGCACAAGAAGAGAATAAAAGCCTGCTTGAATCACTTAAAGAGGCTCAAAACATGTACAGGAAGACCATGGAAGAGAATCAGAAATTTTGGGGCAGCAAGAAACAAGCCAAAAATGAAGCCAATTATGTAAGCAAAGCAGTCTCAAACAAAAAATATGAAGCTTTGAGTTTTCATTCCCAAGGGAATGAAAAACCTAAGATAAAGGAAGCAACAAATTTTGAGATAATTAGGGAGTGGAAGCTATTGTTTTGTGAAGAACAAAGCAACAAACAAAAGCCACTGAGATGTACAGATCAAAAGGAACAGCAAAAAGATGGAAAAGAAGCTAACAAGAAAGCAAAGCAACAAAAGTCGGGCACCCCCTGTTTGAACCTAAAATTCCCACATAAAAGCAAGGATGCAGAAGAGGATATTGAAAATTTAATCAAAGACAGTGATGGAGAATCAGACTCTGAATTGTTTGATCCACTAAGGGGATCCATATTTGATGAAGCTGAAACTCCGAAGGCTGCATCACCGATTGCAACCAGGCACCAGAGTAAGCCTTCCTTTGCTGCAAATGATGAATCAAATAATGGGGAGGAGTTTTATCCTATTGATTCGACCAATTTCgatgaagaaaatgataagacGACAAGAAAAAAGAAAGCATTGTTAAGTAGATTTAGTGAACTTATAAAGATAAGAACTTTTAATTAG